A genomic region of Pongo pygmaeus isolate AG05252 chromosome 7, NHGRI_mPonPyg2-v2.0_pri, whole genome shotgun sequence contains the following coding sequences:
- the MRPL15 gene encoding large ribosomal subunit protein uL15m → MAGPLKGGGARALDLLRGLPRVSLANLKPNPGSKKPERRPRGRRRGRKCGRGHKGERQRGTRPRLGFEGGQTPFYIRIPKYGFNEGHSFRRQYKPLSLNRLQYLIDLGRIDPSQPIDLTQLVNGRGVTIQPLKRDYGVQLVEEGADTFTAKVNIEVQLASELAIAAIEKNGGVVTTAFYDPRSLDIVCKPVPFFLRGQPIPKRMLPPEELVPYYTDAKNRGYLADPAKFPEARLELARKYGYILPDITKDELFKMLCTRKDPRQIFFGLAPGWVVNMADKKILKPTDENLLKYYTS, encoded by the exons ATGGCCGGTCCCTTGAAGGGCGGTGGGGCCCGGGCCCTGGACCTACTCCGGGGCCTGCCGCGTGTGAGCCTGGCCAACTTAAAGCCGAATCCTGGCTCCAAGAAACCG GAGAGAAGACCAAGAGGTCGGAGAAGAGGTAGAAAATGTGGCAGAGGCCATAAAGGAGAAAGGCAAAGAGGAACCCGGCCCCGCTTGGGCTTTGAGGGAGGCCAGACTCCATTTTACATCCGAATCCCAAAATACGGGTTTAACGAAGGACACAG TTTCAGACGCCAGTATAAGCCTTTGAGTCTCAATAGACTGCAGTATCTTATTGATTTGGGTCGTATTGATCCTAGTCAACCTATTGACTTAACCCAGCTTGTCAATGGGAGAGGTGTGACCATCCAGCCACTTAAAAGGGATTATGGTGTCCAGCTGGTCGAGGAG GGTGCTGACACCTTTACGGCGAAAGTTAATATTGAAGTACAGTTGGCTTCAGAACTAGCTATTGCTGCCATTGAAAAAAATGGTGGTGTTGTTACTACAGCCTTCTATGATCCAAGAAGTCTGG acATTGTATGCAAACCTGTTCCATTCTTTCTTCGTGGACAACCCATtccaaaaagaatgcttccaccagaagagctggtaccatatTACACTGATGCAAAGAACCGTGGGTACCTGGCGGATCCTGCCAAATTTCCTGAAGCACGACTTGAACTTGCCAGGAAGTACGGTTATATCTTACCTGATATCACTAAAGATGAACTCTTCAAAATGCTGTGTACTAGGAAGGATCCAAGGCAGATTTTCTTTGGTCTTGCTCCAGGATGGGTGGTGAATATGGCCGATAAGAAAATCCTAAAACCTACAGATGAAAATCTCCTTAAGTATTATACCTCATGA